The Poecilia reticulata strain Guanapo linkage group LG13, Guppy_female_1.0+MT, whole genome shotgun sequence genome has a segment encoding these proteins:
- the LOC108166821 gene encoding extracellular calcium-sensing receptor-like translates to MWKNICLILMFVVINGGFAQDETAFCEMLGSRELPLMSKEGDVVIGGAFSLHSQISKLLLSWTETPEPLMCSRINLREFRFAQTMVFAIEEINNSSSLLPNVSLGYKIFDSCASTLPTTRAGMGLMNGEGRSIERNCSGQSSVQAVVGTSESSTTIVMLQISGIFHIPVISHFATCACLSNRKEYPSFFRTIPSDYYQSRALAKLVKHFGWTWIGAVRSDNDYGNNGMATFIEAASQEGICVEYSESISRIGSRENVERVVRVIRRGTAGVLVAFLAYDEMDVLLEEALSQNLTELQWVGSESWITSAHLAEKRYSGILSGSLGFAIRKAKITGLQDFLLQVNPSQEPESNLLREFWETTFGCSFQSSTPDTKLCSGSESLRDVYNAFTDVSELRISNNVYKAVYAVAHALHSMLKCKPGGENCKLRSQPEPRQVVKYLQDINFTVESGENVYFDENGDPAAIYELVNWQRSPAGDVVFTTVGKYDASHPDGNQLTMNGVNITWATHSVERPLSVCSENCSPGFRKAIIKGKPICCFSCVPCAAGEISNTNNSAECTQCPSEYWSNVDHSKCVPKVIEFLSYGETMGALLTAFSLCGASLTLVVLCVFFRFRHTPLVKASNSELSFLLLFSLTLCFLCSLAFIGRPTEWSCMLRHTAFGVAFALCISCILAKTITVVMAFKAKRPANTFPQCSAPLQRTSVIGCTLIQVFICVVWLVFAPPFPHKNTVYASEKIILECXXGSXVAFWXVXXYXGFLALLCFILAFLGRKLPDNFNEAKFITFSMLIFSAVWLTFIPAYVSSPGKFTVAVEIFAILASSFGLLFCIFAPKCYILLLKPERNTKKHLMGRDKL, encoded by the exons atgtggaaaaacatcTGCCTAATTCTGATGTTTGTAGTTATTAATGGAGGATTTGCACAGGATGAAACAGCTTTTTGTGAAATGCTGGGGAGCCGAGAGCTTCCTCTGATGTCTAAGGAGGGAGACGTTGTTATAGGAGGAGCTTTTTCCCTTCACAGCCAAATCTCAAAGCTTTTACTCTCCTGGACTGAGACACCAGAACCTCTCATGTGCTCCAG AATTAACTTGAGGGAATTCCGTTTTGCTCAAACGATGGTGTTTGCCATTGAGGAAATTAACAACAGCAGCTCTCTACTGCCTAACGTCTCACTTGGTTATAAGATATTCGACAGCTGCGCTTCCACGTTGCCTACGACGCGTGCAGGAATGGGCTTGATGAACGGGGAGGGAAGGAGTATTGAAAGAAACTGCTCCGGCCAGTCGTCCGTTCAGGCCGTAGTTGGAACCTCTGAGTCTTCTACGACCATCGTGATGTTACAAATTTCAGGGATTTTCCACATACCAGTG ATCAGCCACTTTGCGACATGTGCTTGCCTCAGTAACAGAAAGGAGTACCCCTCCTTTTTCAGAACCATTCCCAGTGACTACTATCAGAGCAGAGCGCTGGCCAAACTGGTGAAGCACTTTGGCTGGACGTGGATCGGGGCAGTCAGAAGTGATAACGACTACGGTAACAACGGGATGGCGACTTTTATTGAAGCCGCAAGTCAGGAGGGGATTTGCGTCGAGTACTCTGAGTCCATCTCCAGGATTGGCTCCAGAGAGAACGTCGAGAGGGTTGTCAGAGTGATCCGCAGAGGCACAGCGGGTGTTTTGGTTGCTTTCCTGGCTTACGATGAGATGGATGTTCTGCTGGAGGAAGCTTTGAGTCAAAACCTGACTGAGTTGCAATGGGTCGGCAGTGAATCCTGGATCACATCAGCTCATTTGGCTGAGAAAAGGTACTCTGGCATACTAAGCGGATCGCTGGGCTTTGCAATAAGAAAGGCAAAAATCACAGGCCtgcaagattttcttttacaggtGAACCCAAGTCAGGAACCTGAGAGCAATTTGCTGAGAGAGTTCTGGGAAACAACATTTGGGTGCAGTTTCCAGTCCAGTACACCTGACACAAAATTATGTTCTGGTTCCGAAAGCCTTCGAGATGTATACAACGCTTTCACAGACGTGTCGGAGCTCAGGATATCCAACAACGTGTACAAGGCTGTGTATGCCGTTGCTCACGCCTTGCATAGCATGTTGAAATGTAAGCCAGGTGGCGAAAATTGCAAATTAAGAAGCCAGCCAGAGCCAAGACAG GTTGTGAAGTATCTCCAGGACATTAATTTTACTGTTGAGTCAGGAGAGAACGTGTATTTTGATGAAAACGGAGACCCTGCAGCAATTTATGAGCTTGTGAACTGGCAGAGAAGTCCAGCAGGAGACGTTGTGTTCACAACAGTTGGAAAGTACGACGCTTCACATCCAGATGGAAACCAGCTGACCATGAATGGAGTAAACATCACCTGGGCCACACATTCTGTGGAG AGGCCGCTGTCTGTCTGCAGTGAGAACTGCTCGCCAGGTTTCCGGAAAGCAATCATTAAAGGCAAACCaatctgctgcttctcctgTGTCCCATGTGCTGCTGGAGAGATCAGCAACACCAACA ATTCTGCAGAGTGCACACAGTGTCCGTCGGAGTACTGGTCGAATGTCGACCACAGCAAATGTGTCCCAAAGGTGATTGAGTTCCTGTCATATGGAGAGACCATGGGGGCCCTCCTCACTGCCTTCTCGCTGTGCGGAGCCAGTTTAACGCTCGTggtcttgtgtgtgtttttccggTTTCGGCACACACCGCTCGTCAAAGCCAGTAATTCAGAGCTGagcttcctgctcctcttctccctgactctgtgtttcctctgctctctggcCTTCATCGGCCGGCCCACTGAGTGGTCCTGCATGCTGCGTCACACGGCTTTTGGCGTAGCCTTTGCTCTGTGCATCTCGTGTATTCTTGCTAAAACGATCACCGTGGTGATGGCCTTCAAAGCTAAAAGACCAGCAAACACATTTCCCCAGTGTTCAGCTCCGCTTCAGAGAACAAGCGTCATTGGGTGTACTTTAATCCAAGTGTTTATTTGTGTGGTATGGTTAGTTTTCGCTCCACCGTTTCCACACAAGAATACAGTTTACGCCAGTGAAAAGATWATYCTAGAGTGTWWYYTMGGWTCASCTGTGGCRTTTTGGGYTGTGWTGGSRTATRTMGGATTTCTGGCYCTGCTGTGCTTTATCTTAGCTTTTTTAGGCCGGAAGTTACCTGATAACTTCAATGAAGCTAAATTCATAACCTTCAGCATGCTGATATTTAGTGCCGTCTGGCTCACATTCATCCCAGCTTATGTCAGCTCTCCTGGAAAGTTTACTGTAGCTGTGGAGATATTTGCAATTCTAGCCTCAAGCTTTGgttt
- the LOC103474281 gene encoding extracellular calcium-sensing receptor-like gives MGDWICVISLLIVILRFFKAENDSTCEMYGSPEVSLLSKEGDIIIGGAFSIYSQISMSFLSEYETPEPFKCSRINLREFRFVQTMIFAIEEINNSSDLLPNVSVGYRIFDSCGSTLPSTRAVMGLMNGEENSWRKNCSSVHAIIGASESSSTIAMQQISGVFQTPMISHFATCACLSNRKEYPSFFRTIPSDYYQSRALAKLVKHFGWTWVGAVRSDNDYGNNGMATFIEAASQEGICVEYSESISRTGSRENVERVVRVIRRGTAGVLVAFLAQGEMDVLLEEVLTQNLTGLQWVGSESWITANYLAEKRYAGILTGSLGFAIRKAKIRGLREFLLKVNPSQEPQSDLLREFWETTFGCSFRSGTPGTKLCSGFERLQDADNAFTDVSELRISNNVYKAVYAVAHAFHGLLKCGPSGDSVSHSCILRDHSEHRQVAEQLQKVNFTLQSGERVHFDENGDPAATYELVNWQRNQAGDVVFTTVGKYDASQPNWNQFTMSNVKITWAAESWERPLSVCSENCLPGFRQAIIKGKPICCFSCVPCGGGEISNTNNSAGCSQCPSEYWSNVDHSKCVPKVIEFLSYGETMGALLTAFSLCGASLTLVVLCVFFRFRHTPLVKASNSELSFLLLFSLTLCFLCSLAFIGRPTEWSCMLRHTAFGVAFALCISCILAKTITVVMAFKAKRPANTFPQCSAPLQRTSVIGCTLIQVFICVVWLVFAPPFPHKNTVYASEKIILECFLGSPVAFWVVMAYIGFLALLCFILAFLGRKLPDNFNEAKFITFSMLIFSAVWLTFIPAYVSSPGKFTVAVEIFAILASSFGLLFCIFAPKCYILLLKPERNTKKHLMGRNQSKTQ, from the exons ATGGGTGATTGGATTTGTGTAATCTCACTGTTGATTGTCATTCTGCGATTCTTTAAGGCGGAGAACGACAGTACCTGTGAGATGTACGGAAGCCCAGAGGTTTCTCTCTTATCAAAGGAAGGGGATATCATTATTGGTGGGGCTTTTTCCATCTATAGTCAAATCTCAATGTCCTTTCTCTCAGAATACGAAACACCAGAACCTTTCAAATGCTCCAG GATAAATCTGAGAGAATTTCGTTTTGTGCAAACAATGATATTTGCCATTGAAGAAATTAACAACAGCAGCGACCTGCTTCCCAATGTTTCAGTTGGGTACAGGATATTTGATAGTTGCGGTTCAACGCTGCCTTCAACACGGGCAGTAATGGGTCTGATGAACGGAGAGGAAAAcagctggaggaaaaactgttcttctGTTCATGCCATCATCGGAGCCTCTGAATCCTCCTCAACAATTGCAATGCAACAGATTTCCGGGGTTTTCCAAACACCCATG ATCAGCCACTTTGCGACATGTGCTTGCCTCAGTAACAGAAAGGAGTATCCCTCCTTTTTCAGAACCATTCCCAGTGACTACTATCAGAGCAGAGCGCTGGCCAAACTGGTGAAGCACTTTGGCTGGACGTGGGTCGGGGCAGTCAGAAGTGATAACGACTACGGTAACAACGGGATGGCGACTTTTATTGAAGCCGCGAGTCAGGAGGGGATTTGCGTCGAGTACTCTGAGTCCATCTCCAGGACTGGCTCCAGAGAGAACGTCGAGAGGGTTGTCAGAGTGATCCGCAGAGGCACAGCGGGTGTTTTGGTTGCGTTCCTGGCCCAGGGCGAGATGGACGTTCTGCTCGAGGAAGTTCTGACGCAAAACTTAACTGGGTTGCAGTGGGTCGGCAGTGAATCCTGGATCACAGCAAATTACTTGGCTGAGAAGAGGTACGCTGGGATTTTAACCGGGTCGCTGGGCTTTGCGATAAGAAAGGCAAAAATCAGAGGGTTGCGAGAATTTCTCCTGAAGGTGAACCCAAGTCAGGAACCCCAGAGCGACCTGCTGAGAGAGTTCTGGGAAACGACGTTTGGATGCAGTTTCCGGTCCGGTACACCTGGCACAAAATTATGTTCTGGCTTTGAGAGACTTCAGGACGCGGACAACGCTTTCACAGACGTGTCAGAGCTGAGGATATCCAACAACGTGTACAAGGCTGTGTATGCCGTTGCTCACGCCTTTCATGGTTTGCTAAAATGTGGACCAAGCGGTGACTCGGTGTCTCACTCGTGCATCTTAAGAGATCATTCAGAACATAGACAG GTTGCCGAACAGCTAcaaaaggtaaactttacactaCAGTCTGGGGAGCGAGTGCACTTTGATGAAAACGGGGATCCGGCAGCAACCTATGAGCTCGTGAACTGGCAGAGAAACCAAGCAGGAGACGTTGTGTTCACGACTGTAGGGAAGTATGACGCTTCACAACCAAACTGGAACCAGTTCACCATGAGCAATGTGAAAATAACATGGGCCGCAGAATCCTGGGAG AGGCCTCTGTCCGTCTGCAGTGAGAACTGCCTGCCAGGTTTCCGTCAGGCGATAATCAAAGGCAAACCCATCTGCTGCTTCTCCTGTGTTCCCTGTGGTGGTGGAGAAATCAGCAACACCAACA ATTCTGCAGGGTGCTCACAGTGTCCGTCGGAGTACTGGTCGAATGTCGACCACAGCAAATGTGTCCCAAAGGTGATTGAGTTCCTGTCATATGGAGAGACCATGGGGGCCCTCCTCACTGCCTTCTCGCTGTGCGGAGCCAGTTTAACGCTCGTggtcttgtgtgtgtttttccggTTTCGGCACACACCGCTCGTCAAAGCCAGTAATTCAGAGCTGagcttcctgctcctcttctccctgactctgtgtttcctctgctctctggcCTTCATCGGCCGGCCCACTGAGTGGTCCTGCATGCTGCGTCACACGGCTTTTGGCGTAGCCTTTGCTCTGTGCATCTCGTGTATTCTTGCTAAAACGATCACCGTGGTGATGGCCTTCAAAGCTAAAAGACCAGCAAACACATTTCCCCAGTGTTCAGCTCCGCTTCAGAGAACAAGCGTCATTGGGTGTACTTTAATCCAAGTGTTTATTTGTGTGGTATGGTTAGTTTTCGCTCCGCCGTTTCCACACAAGAATACAGTTTACGCCAGTGAAAAGATTATCCTAGAGTGTTTCCTCGGTTCACCTGTGGCATTTTGGGTTGTGATGGCATATATAGGATTTCTGGCCCTGCTGTGCTTTATCTTAGCTTTTTTAGGCCGGAAGTTACCTGATAACTTCAATGAAGCTAAATTCATAACCTTCAGCATGCTGATATTTAGTGCCGTCTGGCTCACATTCATCCCAGCTTATGTCAGCTCTCCTGGAAAGTTTACTGTAGCTGTGGAGATATTTGCAATTCTAGCCTCAAGCTTTGgtttacttttttgtatttttgcaccaaaatgttatattttactaCTGAAACCTGAGAGGAAtactaaaaaacatttgatggGACGAAATCAGTCAAAAACGCAATGA